The Cognaticolwellia beringensis genome segment TATGTAGCGGTCTTTAATAACGCTAAAAAATTATGACCTAGCAATAATATATGTTCTATACTTGAATGAAGCTGATTGAATTTTTAATCCGCAGTTGTAGAGTTGGGAGTTGTTATGCAGACACAAAAATATCCTATTGTAGATAGGCGTCAAGAACCACCAGAGCAATCAATATGGTGGTCTAAGCTCTCGTTGGCGCAAAAATTCTCTGCTAGTAGTTTAGGTAAGTTTGGCTATGAACTAAGTTTTGTGCGTAACGAGCAAGGGCACAGTCTAGCGGTGTTAATGTGTAACTCAGGCGTTGCAGTGATCACCGAAGATGGGGACATTAATACTTCACCAGATATAAAAGTACGTTAATTTTATAAACTTTTTCTCTAAAAAATTGACTTCAAATTTTACGTTTTATACTATATTTTTTTGATGAATTCTTCTGCATCATTTAGTACCAAATCGATTTGCTCAAAAAACTCAAAAAATTCCGGCTGTAAGTCATCTAAGCCAATACCTCTTTTTAATTCCGTTTCAAGCTCATGAGTTACTTTCCCTAGACTGGGTACACCAGAATAGCAGCAAGCTCCATTAAGTTTATGTATTAACACTTTTAGTTGTTCAATATCTTGCGAGATAAGTGCTTCAGAAATATTTGCTTTGGTTTCTGGCAAGCTATTAACCAAGCCAATAAACATGTCTTTGGCTAAGGGTTTTTTATGTCCGGCTCGTTGTAATGCGAGTTTCCAGTCAATAATTTGTGGTCTAGAGCTGATAACAACAGGCCCCGGTAGCGGTACAATAAGTTCTGGACGACTAGCGAGCAATGTCGAATCACAATACTCATAAATACTATGGTGAAGCATGCCTTCATCAATAGGCTTTGTAATAAATGAGTTGAAGCCATTGTCGAGTAATTTATCTTTTTCTTCTCCGAAGACGTGTGCGGTCACAGCGATTATTGGCGTGTGCTCATTAAGTGTTTGTTGACGAATAATAGACAGGGCAGAAATACCGTCTAGAACAGGCATCTGTATATCCATGAAAATAAGTGCAAATTTTTCATTGCGGCATAAATCTACCGCTTTAGCACCGTCGGTAGCTGTGGTGACATCATTTACTTGTTCGAGTAGTAATTCTTTTATCAATTTTAAATTGGCTTCATTGTCATCTACTGCTAGCACTTTTATCGGCACTTTTTGATCTGAGATTTCAATTAAATTATTACTTTCTGAAGTTAATGTTGGAACAAGTGTTTTGCTTAGGCGCTGCATAGTTATTGGTTTACTAATACAAGTTTTAGCGCCGCTTGAAATTAGAGCTTCATGTAAACTAGGAGAATTACTGTTAATGGCGAGATGAATTGAAGGAATAATGTCTTTGAGGGCAAAGATAAATTCTTTTACGTCATTTAGAGCTGATGGCGTAACGTCATGTCCTATAAGGGCAAAGTCGAAAGAGGCTAGCATTTTCTTATTTGAAAGCAGAAGATCCATTTCACTACGTTGACTAATACATGTGGTTTTCATTTTCCAACCAGCTAATATTTCACTTGTTGCTAAATGGCTAGCGGCATGAGGCTCATAATATAATATTGACTTACCACAGAGACTCTCTGGGGCTGGTAACTGTACAGTGGGTATTGTGTTTAACTCACACTGGAATGTGAACCAAAAGGTTGAACCTTGGCTTTCTATACTTTCAAAGCCAATGTTACCCTGCATTTCTGAGACTAAACGCTGTGATATAACTAACCCTAAACCGGTTCCTCCATAAATGCGGGTAACACTTTTATCTCCTTGGCCAAAGGCTTCGAATATTGAGTTTTGTTGCTGGCTGTGAATACCAATACCCGTATCTTGGACTGTAACTCTAATTCTATAAAGGTTATTGCCAATAACATTGCCTTCAAGGTTGATGTCTACCGAACCCTTATCAGTAAACTTAATGGCATTACTGGCTAAATTAACCATCACTTGTTTGATCCGCATAGCGTCTCCAATAAGAGAGTCAGGTAACTGGGGGCTAACGCGTAATGATAATTCTATATGCTTTTTATGGGCACTAGGTGCTAGTAAAGTTAGAGTTTCTTCGATGGATTCACGAATGGAAAATGGAATGTTTTCAATGATCATTTTACCCGCGTCAAGTTTAGAAAAGTCTAAAATATCATTAATAATAGATAACAAGCTGGCAGCTGAACGTTCAATTGTTTGTAAATGATCGCGCTGCGTATCGCTTAAGGGGGTTTTTAATACTTGTCTGGTAAAGCCAATAACGCCATTTAGAGGTGTGCGTAACTCATGGCTCATATTGGCTAAAAATTCAGACTTTACCTTGTTGGCATCTTGAGCTTTGCGTTTTGCGATATCTAACTCAACGTTTTGAATTTCAAACTGCTCTAAACTTTCACGTAAATCTATCGTGGCTTGGTCAATACTTCGTTGCATCTCATCTTGATAATCCCCTAAAGATTGAGCCATGGCATTAACACCATTTTTTAGGAAGTTAAGCTCGCCGACAAGTTGACCGCTAATTCGGCTTTCGATTTTACCCTCTCTAATACGATCGATAGCCAGTACCATAGATGATATTGGACGGGTTACACTATTAATGAGTTTATATGCAAACAGCGCACTGATGATAAAGCCAGCGAGTAGAATAAAAAATACAGTTATTAATAGCTGTTGCTGAGCATACTTAATCGTACTCTTGTCTATTTGTATAGCGATATAACCAATTATATTCATGTCTAAGGCAGAGTTAGTGTTTTGTGTCGTAAACTCGTCAATTATAGGGGCACGATATATAAGGTAGTCATCATAGTCGTCATATTGAATTCTTTTAGGCAAATTTTGCCCCGCTTTAATTCGCAATGTATGAGTGTCACCGTGATAAGCGCTAGTGACAAAAATTTGGTTGTCTTTGGTAAATATGGCAATGCTTTTAATAATGTCAGACTGACTACGGTGACTGAACCCTATTAAGCTTCTTAAGCTGTTTCTTTTTTTCTCTAATAGTGGTTCGGCACTGCTGATGGCAAGAGGAGATATTATGCTAGTGGCACGTTGATATATAAACTGATCGAGTTCGCTATAGCGACTATAGGATAAGTAGCCAGCAACAAGTAAACTGATTATGGTCGTCGGAACGATCGTAAGTAAAATCACCCAATCTTTCAGGCTTATTTTATGCATTTTTTGCTGAACTTTAGTGTGAAATATTTGGGTGAATAACGCTATAATGGCACAATTGTGACTAATACCAAATAGATAATCGTTCACTATGGCAGCTAATAGACAATTTATGCTGCTCTTTGATGGCAAACTAAGATAGCTATGGCAAATTTTTTTAAAGCAAGCCCCAAAAAAACGCAAGTTCAACAACAATTGACTGTTCACGTTAGTCACCTTGATCAACAAGGCTGCGGCGTCGCTTTTCAGGGTAAAAAACCAATTTTCATTGAAGGTGCGCTGCCTAATGAAACATTAGAAGTTAAGCTGTATGAGCAAAAAAGTAAGTTCTCAAAAGCAAAGTTATTACAAATTATAACGGCTAGTCCTAATCGCGCAGAAGTTAAGTGCCGTCATTATTTTCAGTGTGGTGGTTGTAACTTACAACACATGGACTATCAGTCGCAGCTAAGTTATAAGCAAGATAAAATAACGAAATTATTTTCTCGCCAAGCGCTCAATGAACCTATGCCGTGGCAAAACCCTATTGTGAGTGAACCATGGCACTATCGCCGCAAAGCAAGAATTGGCGTGCAATATAATAAACGTGGAGAACCCATTGTTGGTTTCCGCCAGCGTGAGAGTAGTCATTTAACTGAAATTAAATCTTGTCCAGTACTTGTTGAAGCATTTAATAATATATTTCCTGAACTAAAAGATATTTTAGCAAAAGTGTCAGGGAAAAATGCAATCGGTCACATTGAGATTATTGCCGCCAATGTCAATGTGGTTTTGGTGCGCCAATTAGTTAAACTGACTGCAAAAGATAAACAGCTTTGGATGAACTTTGCTAGTAAAAATGACTGGTTAGTTTACTTTGACGACGGTAAAAGCGTGACTCCTTTGATGGAAGATAAAACATTATCTTATACATTAACTGATACAATAAAAATTGAATTCTCTGTCGATAGCTTTATCCAAGTAAATCATCTCGTCAATAATAAAATGGTTGAGCAAGCCCAAGCATGGCTTATGCTAAATGAAAGCGATGTTGTACTAGATCTATTTTGTGGTTTAGGTAATTTTAGTTTACCGATGGCTCAAAAAGTATCGACTGTTGTTGGCATCGAGGGTATTGCGTCTATGGTCGATAAGGCACAAGCAAATGCCCAAAAAAATGGCATAAGTAATTGTCAATTTTACCAAGCTGATTTAAACAGTGATTGGCAAAATGAACTTTGGGCGCAGCAGAAATATACCAAGATACTACTGGATCCCGCTAGGGCTGGAGCGTATCAAGCGCTAACGCAATTATTGACTTTTAAAGTTAGCAAGATACTTTATGTTAGCTGCGATCCTGCATCCTTGGCTCGTGATGCAAAATTGCTTATTGATCATGGTTATAAAATAGAAAAAATTGCCTTAATGGACATGTTTTCGCAAACAAAGCATGTTGAAACTATGGTAATGTTTAGCTTATAAGTGTTGGCGGGAAATTGAATCAGAGGTAGGGAGTTCCATGGTTTCTGTACGTAAGTCGCATCAAATGTCACAAGCAAGTTTTGAACAATGGCTAGTTGCGCTTGAATTAGATGATGACAAGAAAGCGGCGTTAGAAAAGTTGTATCAAAAAGTCAGCGACTTATTTGATGACAAAACGCCTTGCCAGATTAAATCTTTAGAGATGGTGGAAATTCTCTCCGCTTTAAATCTTGATACCGACTCATTATGCGCTGCCTTTATCTGTCCTCTGTATGAATACAAATGTATCAGCATGGAATATATTGAAGAAAACTTCTCTAAAAAAATATACATGCTTTGCAAGGGCGTAGGACAAATGGAGGCAATTAAAGCCTTACATCAATCACAGTCGAGCCAAGTTAGTGCTAATCAAATTGATAATGTTCGCCGCATGTTACTGGCTATGGTGGAAGATGTTAGAGCGGTTGTCATCAAACTTGCAGAACGCTTGTGTCACTTACGTTTAGTCAAGAATAGTGATGAAGAAACGCGCGTTTTAGCGGCTAAAGAAACCAGTAATATATATGCGCCTTTAGCCAACCGTTTAGGTATTGGACAGCTAAAGTGGGAATTAGAAGATCTTTCGTTTCGCTATTTACACCCCGATGTCTACAAAAAAATAGCTAAGCAACTTGCTGAAAAACGTCTCGACAGAGAACGTTACATGACCGATTTCGTTGATAATATTTCGCAGCAATTAAAATCGTCGGGTATAAAAGGTTGTGTTTATGGGCGACCAAAACACATTTATAGCATTTGGAAAAAAATGCAACAAAAGTCGTTGGATTTTGAGCAGTTATTCGACGTGCGCGCGGTCCGTATTATTGTTGATGAACTTCAAGGTTGTTATGGCGCATTAGGTTTAGTTCATACCAGTTGGAAGCATTTATCGAAAGAATTTGATGACTATGTTGCTACGCCAAAAAGTAATGGCTATCAGTCAATTCATACGGTTGTTGTCGGTCCAGAAGGCAAAACAATAGAGATACAAATTAGAACCCAGCAAATGCATGATGACGCTGAGCTAGGTGTCGCTGCGCATTGGCGTTACAAAGAAGGTAATGCTAGTGGTAAAACTTCAGGTTTTGATGAAAAAGTTAGCTGGTTAAGAAAAATTTTGCAGTGGCAAGAAGATGTGTCAGAAAGTGGCGAGCTACTTGAGGAACTGCGCAGCCAAGTGTTCGAAGACCGTATTTATGTATTTACGCCTAGTGGAGATGTGGTCGATTTACCGAGTGGCGCTACACCACTCGATTTTGCTTACTATATCCATTCTAATGTTGGGCATAGTTGTATTGGTGCAAAAGTGTTTGGCCGAATTGTGCCCTTTACTCATACCTTACAAACGGGTGATAAAGTTGAAGTACTGCGCAGTAAAACACTAAACCCAAGTAGAGATTGGTTAAACCCAAGCTTAAACTACCTACATACACCGCGTGCTAGGGCTAAAGTGCAGCACTTTTTTAGGCTACTTGATCGAGACAAAAATCTTGCAGCTGGCAAAGAAATGTTAGAAACAGCATTAGGGAAATTACAGTTATCTTTAGCTAAAGTCGATTTATCTGCGGCAATAGAGCGTTTTAACTTTACTACCAAGGATGATTTACTTGCCGCGATAGGCTCTGGTAATACACGTTTGCTACAAGTGGTTCATTGTTTACAACAGGAAAATGAGAAATCAAAACCCGAGGTAGAAATTGATCCACAAAGTTTAATCCGACAGCCTCAACAAGCTGACACACAAGCCGGCGATAACAACGGGATTACCGTTTCAGGTGTTGGCAACTTATTGACCCACATGGCTAAATGTTGTCAACCTGTGCCGGGTGATGACATCTCAGGTTTTATTACTCAAGGGCGGGGTATTTCGGTACACCGAGTTGACTGCGAACAACTCGCAAACGCATTGAACCAACAACCAGAACGTGAAGTAGAAGTTCAATGGGGCATTGATAGCAAGCAAAGTTATCAAGTCAGTATTAACATTATTGGTGGTGATCGCCAGGGGCTTCTCAGAGATATATCGACAATTATTTCTAATGAAAGAGTCAGTATTATTGGTATTGAAAGTAACACTGATAATGCTAAGCAAAGCATGAGCATGACAATTAAAGTAGAAATAGCCAATAATGAAGCGTTAACGCGATTATTAGCCAAATTAAAACAGTTGGATGATGTTGCTGAAGTTAAACGATTATAGCTAGTAAAGTTAGGTTGTATTAACTATAAGCACTGAAGAGACAAACTTAAGTACCATGATTGAGCAAAGCAACCCTGTAATGGGTTGCTATTACATTTTTCAGAAAATTTCTCGTCGATACTCTCATGAAAGTAAAGCTAAAAAATGGGCTGACATTTCCACTATTGAATTATTTAATATCAATAGGGTGGTAACCTATTACGTGATTACTCCTTTGGATTAAACTATTAAATTCATCTCTAATTTCTTTTGATTTTTCTGCACCTTCTTGTTCGTTGAATGCTTCCATCCACTTTATTCCTTCGGCAGATATTTCCCATTCCATTGATGAATAACCGTCTTTTAAAGTCCATGCTGTGGCCATATCCCATTCACCACTTTGTAGCCTTATAATATAAGGTACTTGAGTTCCCGCTGTTTTAGATGCTGGGAAATAGTGGTTCTTGATTATTTCCATTGCTCTATCTGCTTTTCCGGGTTTAAAGTCGGTATAGGTAATTGACATGTACTCAACGTTTGCTAATTTTTTAGGCTTTTTTTCTTCTGCATCAATAATAAACGGCATTACAGTTAACAAAAAAGCTAAGCTAGAAATGATAGCCTTTCTCATAATTACTTTCCTTTTGTAAAGTTTATTTTTACTGCATGTTTTATTCACCCTAGAAGTTTAGTACAAAAAACATACAATAACGAACCGCTGATATCTTAATTTTAAAGAATGTAATATATTGACTTAATACAATGAATTAGGAAGCTAGATTAGTGAGCATAAGTAGTAGATATATAGCGGCAAGTTAAATAGATAGGATATTATAAAATGTTGACCGACAAACCCTCAATAGCAAAACTTCGCTAGATTATGTCTGAGTTACGCGACCGTGAAACTGGCTGTCCATGGGGCTTCAAAAAGTATTTGTATCCATCACATCCAGCACAATCGAAGAAGAATACAAATTGTCACGGTATAGTTATTAATATTCAGGGATCTGATGAATGATGAAATTCAAAAAAAGCACAAGTTACTTTTTTGTTAAGTACGCTTATTTTCTCATTTTGATCTTAATAGCTTACCTATCTTATTTTGTTTTTGAACATCCTGATATTCAGACGAATAAAAGCCACTATTTATACAAAATTATCGCCTATTATACGGCTCCTTTCATTATCCCTTTATCTGTAATCTGTCCAGTTTATCTCTGGTTTAAGTATCGAAAATTAGAAGTGAATCTAGCCGATGGCGTGATTAAACTTAACAACAAATTTATAGATATCAGTATTGTGAAGGAAATATATATAAAATATGGGTCTATTACAGATTCATATGAATACACATTTTACGAAGTAGTTCCAATGGAGCACCGAAAACTTTTGGTTATCCCTATGTTTTTTGAAGCAGCTTCTCAAGATAATTTTGAAAAAGAGTTGAATGAATTCTGTATGAGAAATAAAGTAAAACTAACAAGCAATAAGTGAATTTAAAAATGTTAAATGAAACCCCTTCAATAGAAAAACTTCGTTGGATCATGTCTGAGTTGCGTAACCCTGAAACCGGTTGCCCTTGGGACTTAAAGCAAACCTTTACCTCTATCATTCCTCACACTATCGAAGAGGAATGCAAAGTTTCACGGGTAATAAGTTTGTAACTTTATAAATTAAAAATAATGAAGGAGTCGTTAGTGAATACAGTGATAGTAATAGCCATAGTTGCGATAATTTTAATTGTTGTTTTAATTAGTAAGTCGTCGAAAAAAGATAAACCGACCGTAGTTGTTGAATCTAAAGAAAAACCAGAACCCTCTGATATAGAACCACAAGCATCTAATTCAGATGAAAGTGATATCGACTACTTGAATTCATTTGTTGTAATTGACACTGAAACTACGGGTTTGTCTGAAGGCTATCAGATTATTGAAATTGCAGTAGTGGATATGAATGAAAATATCCTATTATCAGAAAGAATCAAACCAAGTATCGCCATTGAACGAAGTGCAACTAAGGTTCATGGCATTGCTGAAAGCGAATTGAGTAATGTTGAATCATTTAGTTCAATTACGGAAAAACTATTACTGGCGATACAAGGCAGACGCATTGCAGGATACAACCTTCCATATGATACTGAAGCAATATATAACAGTGCAATCGCAAGCGATGCTAATATAAAATTGGATAATGAAGCTTTGTGTGTAATGCAATATGCAAATACTACATTCAAATTGACCAAAAGCATGAAGCTAACAGAGCTATGCGAAGCATTTTCTATCAGTACCTCTAATGCACACTCAGCGTCATCTGATGCATTAATGACTGTAAAATTAATGAAGCAGTTATTTGAAATTGAAAATACCTTTAATGGTAATTATTTACCTGAATTTGAAGAAATCAACCCACTGAATCTATCGTTATGTCAAGATGGTGATTCATTAACTGAATGGACTGCTTCTGATGGTAGGGTGATGTTGTTCTCACCTAGTTCTGTTGGTGGTTCAGGTAGAGTTGCACATCTATCCGAGACAACCAAGAGTATGGTCACTGAAATTTATAAAGGTGATGGTGCTGTTGAGTACATTGTAAATTATGAAAGTACTATTCCGACAATAGAAATAAAAACTTACTCCGAAGAAGAAGTTGAAAATATTGAAAATGAAAATCAACAACAATATATTGATTCATTAAGAGCAGAGCTTCCTGTTGCTGGCGTAGTTCCTAAAAAAGGTAGTTTAAGATTAACACTGAAGAACAATATTTTATTGGAGCCATATATTACTCAACATTTCGACATCAATGAGCAGTTATTCATTCAGCACCAATCCCTTGATAGTTTTCTGAGTGGTTCATTGTTATTGGATTTTTATGATGAAAGTGGCAAATTAGTGGCTCAACAGCATTTATCAAAACCATGGAAAAGAGTTGCTGGAATCATTACATCTGGTTATAAGGCAACAGTACAGATTGTAAATGCAACTGAAAAAAACAATACTAAAGTGGATGTGATATTTGATAACGCTTAATGATGAACCTTCAATAGAAAAACTCCGTTGGATAATGTCTGAGCTACGCAACCCTGAAACTGGCTGCCCTTGGGATTTAAAGCAAACGTTTGCTTCTATTATTCCTCATACTATTGAAGAGGCATACGAGGTAGTAGATGCGATTGAGCAAGAAGATTTTACTGAGTTGGAAAAAGAGCTGGGTGATTTACTGTTTCAAGTCGTGTTTTATAGCCAACTTGGCGCGGAAGAAAAGCGTTTTGATTTTGACAGCGTGTTGAGCGCGATTTGTGAAAAATTAATTCGCCGTCATCCACATGTTTTTGCCAGTAGTGATTTCCAATCTGACGTTGAAGTTAAAGCTAATTGGGAAAATGAAAAAGTAAAGGAGCGTCAGCATAAAAACAATGACAGCAACTTAAGTGTTTTGGCTGATATTCCACGTAACTTGCCGGCATTGTCACAAGCCGCAAAAATTCAGAAACGCTGCTCGCATGTCGGCTTTGATTGGCACAATATTGATGATGTTTTTGCTAAAGTTGAAGAAGAGGTTTTAGAAGTTAAAGCAGAATTACATCGTGACGATAGCGCATTAGCGGAAGAGTTAGGTGATTTGATGTTTGCAGTGGTTAACTTATGTCGACACGCTAAGCAAGATCCTGAAGCGTTGTTGCGCCAAGCGAACAATAAATTTACCAAAAGGTTTCATGGTGTTGAAGCACAAGTGAATAAGACCGATAAAAGCTTTGAGCAACACTCTTTAGACGAACTTGAATCCTTTTGGCAACAAGTGAAAATTTCTGAAAAATCCAAATATTAATCTAAATATTAATAAAATTTATTAAATAGCACCGTGAGGTAAAAATGAGTTCTCTACCTAAATTAGTCGACAGCAAAATAACGCTCAGTAATAAAGTGGTTGCCTTGACGTTTAATCGCCATGACGTCCGAAATGCATTAACGGGCACGGCAATAGCCGATGATATTGTGAATACAGTTGAATGGATTAATCGTACACCTGAAATTGCGGTGTTGATTATAACCGGTGATGGTTCGGCATTTTCTTCTGGCGGAAATATCAAAGACATGGCAGATCGCGCGGGTGATTTTGCCGGTGATGTGCAAACCCTAGAAAGACGTTATCGAGAAGGGATTCAGCGTATACCGTTAGCCTTGCACAAATTAGAAGTACCCGTGATTGCCGCAGTGAATGGCCCTGCAATAGGCGCAGGTTTTGATATTGCCAATATGTGCGATATAAGAATAGCCTCGACAAAAGCTAAGTTTGGCGAAACCTTTGTTAACTTAGGGATTATTCCTGGCGATGGCGGCGCATGGTTTATGCAGCGGTTAATAGGTTATCAAAAAGCGGCCGAGTTAACTTTTACCGGTCGTGTAATCAATGCGTCAGAGGCAAAAGAAATCGGTGTCGTATTGGATGTTGTTGAGCCTGAAAATTTAATCGCAAGAGTGAACGAGCTTGCCAACGAAATAGCGGCTAAGCCTGTGGCTTCACTGCGCTTAACAAAACGTTTAATGAAGTTAGCCCAAAGAACTGAATTACCGGACTTTTTGGATATTTGTGCGGTTTTTCAGGGCATGTGCCATAACAACCCTGAGCATTTAACCGCGGTAAATACTATGATTGAAAAACTGGCGAAATAAAAAACATCCGCTGGTAATAATCAATACAAATTTAAGTTTAATATGGGTTAATCCGTCAGTTAACCCACCGTAAATTTTAGCGCTACTACTAGGTTTTTATACCCGATATTTTCCTTAGCGTTTAATCCAACCTCTGCGAATGAATACATTTAACGACATTAGCTACTTTTGGTTAATGTCCGTTTCAACTCTTGAATAAAGTTATCTATATCCGATTGATTAATATCTAAATGAGTGACTAGGCGCATAGGATTGCCAGCAGATAACAATATACCTTGGTGCTTAAGTTGTTCCACTAAGTCTGCCATATCAATTTCTTCAGTGAATGTCGCGAATACCATATTGGTTTCAACTTGGGCTACGTTTACCGAAATGTTATCTAGCTGATTTAAAGCATGGGCTAAATATTTGGCATTGTCATGATCTTGTTGTATTTTTTCTGGGTTTTGTTCCAGTGCTATTTTTGCTGCTGCGGCAATAATTCCGGCTTGTCGCATACCACCACCGACCATTTTCCGCCAACGCTTAGCACTTTTTATTAGCGCTTCTGAGCCCAATAATATTGAACCTATCGGCGCACCAAGTCCTTTTGATAAGCAAATAGACATCGAATCTACGTGTTGGCAAATCTCAGTAATATCGACATTTAATGCACAGGCCGCATTGTAGACTCGTGCTCCGTCTAAATGTAATGCTAGGTTGTTTCGCTGTGTAAATTTACGTGCTTGTGCCATATATTCCAGCGAAAGCACTTTGCCGTTAATGGTGTTTTCAATACTCAGTAATGTCGTGCGAGCAAAGTGTGAGTCATCAGGCTTGATGGCGGCAGCCAGTTTTTTGAAACATAACGTACCATCTTTTTCATTATCGATCGGCTGAGGCTGAATGGAGCCTAATACAGCCGCGCCGCCACCTTCAAATTTATAGTTATGGGCTTGTTGACCACAAAGGTAT includes the following:
- the ltaE gene encoding low-specificity L-threonine aldolase, whose amino-acid sequence is MIDFRSDTVTRPSKTMRNAMANAEVGDDVYGDDPTVNELESWAAKRHGFANAMFCSSGTQANLLALMAHCQRGDEYLCGQQAHNYKFEGGGAAVLGSIQPQPIDNEKDGTLCFKKLAAAIKPDDSHFARTTLLSIENTINGKVLSLEYMAQARKFTQRNNLALHLDGARVYNAACALNVDITEICQHVDSMSICLSKGLGAPIGSILLGSEALIKSAKRWRKMVGGGMRQAGIIAAAAKIALEQNPEKIQQDHDNAKYLAHALNQLDNISVNVAQVETNMVFATFTEEIDMADLVEQLKHQGILLSAGNPMRLVTHLDINQSDIDNFIQELKRTLTKSS